The DNA region CCAAACAGGCAGACTGGGGAGCAGAGAAGAGGGGCATTGTGAGGGGTTCAGATTCTTCTCTCCATCTTGCATTGCCGCCTGTGCTCTGTCCAGGGATTCTCGGAGGAAGCTGGAGAAGGGGGTCTCCCACTCCGGAAACTGGTAGAGAGAGCTcccctcatttctctttctcttgggtCATCCCCAGTTCTAGGCTTTGCTCTGTTTGTGGTTGCTTCACTTGGTCACCCTGGCAACTTGGAGAAAATGATATCTTGGGGGCCCTAGGACCAGGCTTCCTTTGCTCCCTTCATCACGAAGACCAAAAGGAGAGATTGTGAGGAGAGGAAAAGGATCCACGCATCTGTCCCAGCTGCCCTGATTTACCGTATTGCCCGCCCCTAGTTTTCACCCTTGCCGGCTCCCCATCAGCATCAGGACACTGAACAGGCAACTTCCCCATGCCCAGGCTGGTCCTGGGAGGATGTCCTAGGCCACGCTCAGAGGTGGCTGGCAGATGTctttgggaggtggggggagctaTGTTACAACCCCCAAGGACATCATTACGGCACAGAAGTACCATCAGGGCTTGGAGACCAGAGGCACCCAGGGAGAGAGTGAGGAAAACACGTACAACATGtgccttctttcccttcctcccctcctctcccacctcctcccccaggcctgcTCCGTGCCGAGGCTGGTGCCAGCCTTGCCCTGGGTGCTTGCTCAGTTCCACCCCTTGTATCAGGCCTATGTTGCTGCTTGCCAGTTTGTTGGTTCTCCTGGTGAATGAGTTTGTGTGTGGAAGATACTTACCAGCCTCAGAGCTGCCCAGATCCCCACATAGAATAAGGCCTTGATTTTGAAACACAGCATTTTAGGACTGGCCTAAACAACTCTAGGAATTTCTTCCCTGAACATGcaccattcattaattcaacaaatctTCATTAAGCATCcgctatatgccaagcactgtgctaggccctgggTATGGTCTCTGCCCTTGCGGGCTCATAGTCTGGTAGAGGAGTCAGACATGAAACAAATCACCCACAAAAGTGCAAGTGACAACCAGCGTGGAGAGGTATAAGGTGCTGTGAGAATGGATAGTAGAAGAGTCTTTTCCCCCAGCCAAGGAGATTAGAAAAGAGTtttgcgggggggtgggggggcagtagAGAGAAGGGAGGGCAGCAGAAgagtatgtgcaaaggccctggaatCAGGGTCCTGGCTCCCAGCCACCCTGCTCCCCCAGAAAGAAGAAGGTCCCTCCTCACCTGGATTTTGATATGCTACAAGGGAGGGATGGTAATCACCTCCTAATGGCCAAAGCAGGACCCTGGGACACCTGGTGATCCTGCCCTGGAATGATTCCACCCATTCCTTCATCTCTTCCTCCagaaagggaaacagaggcacagataGGGAGGAGGAATCCACAGGCATAGGCCCGAGATCACATAGAGAAAACAAGGCCGCACATTGTTGGCAAATCCCTCAGGTTGAGGGATTCCTGAGTTTGCCTGGCTGGAGCCTCACCAGATAGAAAACCCTTCTACTCTGATCTGTTTGACCGTGCACCCTCCCCCTCTGGGATCCAGCCCTGACCTGTTCCACTCCCTGGAATGAGGAGCATGTCTGCTTCCACAGTTGCCCGGAGTTTGTGAGCTGACTGCTCCAGGTGGCGGCCAGGCCCGGTGTGGGTGGGTGCAGCAGTCCGTTTTGTACAGAACCTCCATCCCGGGTTATGGGGTTATCTCTCCTCTGTCCACTGGGGGGcttccagcccctcctgcccagACACCGAGGTTCCAagcttcttcctttctgaagAAAAGGGATGGAGGGTCCTTTGCAGGAGGGAGCAGGCTTCTTGTGGCCATGCCTCCTCCGGAGCTGGCAAAGGGTCATGGGACCAATGGGGTTAAGTTCCAGCCCTGCTCTGACCCATTTTCCTCCCTGTGCCTACATGCCCTGGGGCCAGGGTGTTGGGTGGGGCAGGCCTGGCACCCCTGCACCCACACCTGGGACTTCTCCTGGATGGAAACTCCCAGAACCCTGGTGTCCTACCTCCTCTGCCAGCTCCCACCAACAGCCTGGGTTCTGTTCACTTACAGTGGGATCTCCCTGTCTGCCAACTCTCCTCCAGACTACATCTCCGCCTTAGCCCTGAGGGGCCCTGAGGATGTGGGCCCACTTTCTGGGACCATATTTGATGTCTGGCTGCCCTTTCTAGTGAACCCCTTCGAAGAAAAgatgtggggctggggggagggtgttGGGAAGCTATCCTTCGTTGACCATCTCTATGTGCCAGGCGTTGTGCTAGGGCATGTACGTTACTCATTTAATCCACAAAGCAGTCCAGAGAAGTAGCAGTTATTATCAACCCCATCACAGGGGAGGGAGCTGAgaaccagagaggttaagcagcttGCCCAATAGCATCACACAGCTAGCACATAGCAGAGCTAAGATGGGAACCTAGGTCTTGGTGGTCCTGAGGTCTCTCCACCATGACAGGCTTCCTCCTCTTCTGCAGCTGCCCACCTCTCCATGAGATGAGAGACTTGGAAAAAATCAGTTCAGTTCAATCCAATTCAGAAAAcagttattgagcatctgctgtaTGCCAGGCCCAGACAGGTGCCAGACCAGTGACAGGGAAGGTTGCTGACTCGAGGTCTAGTGGGAAAGATAGGTGTATGAACTCGGCAGTATCTAActtcagcataatgatttgaatgAGGCGGCATGGAGTGGAGAAAGAAACAGTActtctatttcctctttctgaaagAGTAAAGAAATATATTATGAACAGTGTACAGAATAAATTGGAATAAAGCGAATACCTACTCAGCTGGCatccaggtcaagaaatagagtACTTCCTGCTCCAGAAGTTCCCATGTGACTCTcccaccatcccctccctcccttaaAAAGTAACCACCATCCTGACTTTTGTgataattatttccttctttttctttataggaTTAGCACCTATGTATGCATCCCTAATCAATATTacttaattttgcctgtttttgaggTTTATATAAACGGAATGACACTGTATTACCCTTTTGTGTCGTACTTATTTTGCTCAACTTCTTGTTTGTGAGAGAGATCCAAACTGTTGCACATAACTGTCTTTTTTATTGTTACAGAGCATTCAGTTGCTTGAATATACCACAGTTAATTGTTTTATTCTACTGTTGGTGAAagtttgagttgtttccagtctgGGCTATCATAATGCCACTAAGAACATTCTTGTGTGTGTTTCCCAGTACATACATGCAAGAGTTTTTCTAGGCCGTAAAACTAAGAGTCAAAATGTATGTACAGGAAATCTCAATTTTTACCAGataatgccaaactgttttccaaaatggttgtatcAGTTACACAGGAAGCAGAACGTTCTAACCAGGGGCAGGTGTAGGATCAAGAAGACCCATACACCCTTCTTACCTAAAACTCTCAGTGGTCTTCTCTTTTCCTTGGAATAAGATCCAAGTCACTGCCGTGGCTCCCAGGGCCTCTACCTGGCTCTCTGCCTGTGCCATCTGACTCTCCCCTTTGCTCTTTGTACTTGCTGTCCCCCgtctctggaatgttcttccactagctatctccatggctctctccctcactttcttcAGGTCCTTGCTAAAATGTCACTTCTCACTGGCGCTTTCCCCGACCACTGAATCTTCTATTGCAACCTCCAGCCCTCCTTATACCCTTCTCAGCTTTAGTTTTCTTCGTAGTCCAGCCACCTGGGTTCCATTCAGCCTCAAGCAGCTCTCCCCTGGTCggccagcacttttttttttctttttttgccacgtggcatgcaggttggaaactcagagtcttaaccactggaccaccagggaagttcctgccaGTGCTTTTATCTCCTCCCAAACCCTTAAGGGCCATCACAGCTGACTGTTTGGGGGCTGTCTAGCTGCCCCTCCTGAAGGGTCCACCTCTCTGAGTCATCACATCAccctggttttttgttgttgttgttttgtttttgcagtacacgggcctctcactgttgtggcctctcccgttgcggagcacaggctccggacgcgcaggctcagtggccatggctcacgggcccagccgctccgcggcacgtgggatcttcccggaccggggtgcgaacctgtgtcccctgcatcagcaggcggactctcaaccactgcgccaccagggaagcccccaccctgTTGTTTTTCATAGCCGTTCCCTTGCTCTGAAGTAAGctaatgtatttgtttgtttacctttgtttgtttacctgtttggtttttgtctccaccctgccccacccctcacTTTAAAGTAAGCTGTCTTGCTCTGTCCCATGGCCAGTGCCTGCTGCATGACAGGCCCTCAAATAATAATTGTCCAGGCTGGTTGTCAGGCTCCCAGAGacagccagcccctcccccaaccctcacACCTGGGATTTGCCCTGTCTGGAAACTCCCAGAACCtaggcttcctccctcccctgccagcTCCCACCAACATCCCTGgctcagtctcagagtctcagaGCATCTGCTGGTGCTGTTGCTGCTTCCCAACGTCTCCTCTAGGGACCATATGGGAGCCTGAAGCAGCCGTTCTGGCCTTCAGGGCTGGAGAGTGATGGGCAGGTGTCAGGTGCCTGGAGCtcaagaaatacttttttttttttttttaatttatttatttatttttggctgcattgggtcttcgttgcggtgcgcgggcttctcattgcggtggcttctcttgttgcagagcatgggctctatgcgcgcgggcttcagtagttgtggtatgcgggctctagagtacaggctcagtagttgtggcgcacaggctcagtagttgtggctcgcgggctctagagcgcaggctcagtagttgtggcacatgggcttggttgctccgcggcatgtgggatcctcccggaccagggctcgaacccgtgtcccctgcattggcaggcggattcttaaccactgtgccaccagggaagttcccaagaAATACTTTCTGATTGAATAAAGGGGAAGACTTCAGAGATGATGGGACCTCGCcaggtggagaaaagagaaagggcacTGGGAGCAGAAGGAAGAGTGGAAACAAAGGACTGGAGGCATGAAAGTGCACATGCTATTTGGAGGACGTGCTCTGGTCTGGTGCCCTTGGTGGGTTctcagtggaggggaggggagcaggcaggCCAGGAAGCGGAGGGCTAGCTGGGGAAGTCTGAGCTGctgcaggctcagagaggctcagcagtggctTAAGTTTAATCCTGCCCACACCCCTGCTCCCCACTGTCCCCCCTctgaccccacccctgccctccccttcaCCCAACCCCCCAGCCTGGCCGCTCCTGCAGCTGAATGGACTTCTCTCTGGGCCTACGTTTGGGGCCTCGGAACAAGAAGGCCAGCCACCAACATCCCCCTCCACCCTCCGGGCACGGCCCACCAGCTGCCTCCCCTTGTCTGTCCTGCCCCCCCCCTCCCTgtgcctgcccctgccctggctgTCCCCCTGCCACCTGCTCCTGCACTACCTATCCCTATTACGCAGCTCCCtgcccctcctgtcccggcctcCCTGGCCCACCCTGtacctgcccctgccctccctgccctgcctgtcCGCCCTTGACTTGTCCCCTCAGTTCCTGCAGCCCCTGCTCTGCTCCGCATTTGACCTGCTGccacccctctccctgccccatgtACCCTTGCTCCAGGGGTCAAGCCGCCTGTTCCAGCTCCTGCTTGGGCTGCAGTGACAGCTGTGGCCGTGGCCGGGGGGCTGCCCGGGGACCTCCAGGCTCCGCCGGCCGCTGCAGCTGCTGCTTCAGGGGACACCGCACCTCTCGACACTGTCTGATAGTCTAGCTGGGCTGTTGCCCCTTGAGAGATTGCCAGTCTTCCAGGACACTTCTGCAGCTGCTTCCTCAGGGAGGAGGCAGAAGCTCTGGAGGACGGAGAAGGATCAGCTGGACCCCTCAcccaggcagggagaggaggctggCTGCTGAGATCCGCCGGCCTCCTCCTTAGTCCCGGGACGTCTGCTTTGAAGCTAGTTTCTGGGCGTGCTCTCACTGGTTCCAGAACCTCCTCTTCCGCAACTTCTGGAATGGAAAGTGTTCTTCTCAGAGCCTCTCCCACGGCCCCTGAAGGTGAGCAAGTTGGCCATTTTCCCCTCTGGTCACCCTCCCCTGGAGACCCGTCCTGGCTCATCTTCTCTGCAGTTTGCGTGGATGAGATGGATTCTTCCTCTAGAGGCGACAGGGGATCCTTTGTCCAGGGACCACTTTTCTTGCCCTGTGGACCTCCACCCATATCCCTAAATGACCCAAGAATCTCTGAATCCCTTACCTCTCATCATGAGCCTGGTAAGGAAGGTCAATGGCTCTTGGACCAGAAGAAGAGGCTGAGCAGAGAATTCTTGGTTCCTCCCTCCCCTTGGATATCATGACATCCTTCATGGTCCTTTGCTTCTAGGAACCTGGCGCTCTCTACCTGGATGTCTTATCTCTCAAATCTCTGAGTGCTCGCCCAGCCACATGACCTCAGTCTTCCAGCAATAATCCCACCTGTTACATCCATGCTCATCTGGCAGGGGGATGATGGAAGCTGGGAACCCTTGACTCAGGTTCCCAGTGATCCCGTCCACACATAGCTAGTCATAAGTCCCCTGTCCctgcgggtggggctggggctgggggtttGGAGAAGCCACCAAGAGGAAGCTGGAAGTGATAGACCTTGGCATCTGCGTGGGACTGGATCTTAAGCTGAAAGCCCCTAAGCACCCCTCCACATTCCCCAAGTTCTCTGACGCTGGTCTGTTTCAATCTTCTCTTTCTCAACCTCCTTCTCTGGAAccctttgttctttcctttctatcTCTGTTTATCCTTCTGCTTATCTTTCCTTCTAGCTTTCTACACCACTCTCTccatttctgtttccttgtttctatCACCTGGACTTTCTGCCTTCACCTAACTTgtatctctacatctgtttccCCCACTcgtccctccctttccccatccaatttaaaatcttgtttttttaaaatcttcctttttttttttttaaataaattttttttttggctgcgttgggtcttcgttgtgggctttctctagttgtggagagcgggggctactcttcgttgcagtgcgtgggctctaggcacaggggcttcagcagttgtggctcgggctctagagctcaggctcaatagttgagctcaggctttagagcgcaggctcagtagtttcagcacatgggtttagttgctacaccgcatgtgggatctccctggactagggatcaaacccacgtcccctgcattgggaccacTGCggtaccagggaagttcctcttcCTTGGTCTTTTGATtcacctcctgcctctctcctttgTCCTATTCTGCTTCTGGGTGCAGGTCATTCTCGATCTCTTCCATTTCtatttccctttctgtctttgttcctgtcttctGGGTCCAGCTGTTTTTCAATTCCTACCTCTTTCTGCCTGCCCAAAatctggttttctctctctctctctctgggtcctGCAGCTGCCTGCACACCAGGCCTATGTCATGCCCATCTCATTGCTGCCCAAGGGCCAGGACACCAAGTCCTCCATTGTCCAGCTGTCCCCCAAACACCCCATGCCCTGGAATGAATGAGGGCTGGACAGAGCTACCAGAATAGACCCTTCTTCCCCTGCCCACTGTCCAGGCCATCCATCCCTACTCAGCTCTAAgcccaaaacttttaaaaaatgaagtttttctCCCAACTTCATATTCTGAAAATTGgcaaccagaaagaaaaagaattatgcaTTTATGCTGCCTGTCCTGTGTAACTTATATTTCAGGGTGGCCAAATAGCTCTAAGTGGTGGAGAAAACTTCTTACTTACAGAAGAACTCCAGCTAATGTAGAAGGAATATGgaattagaaaaatcaccattttgcaacccctTAATGAAATAATTGATCAAAGCAAGAATCGTCAATGGATGAAACCAAGGATGGTGGTTGATGGAGAACTTTACAATGGAGGAATAAGGCTGTCACTACCTGACCCCACTGATGAATCTTAGCATCGCTAAAAATGGCACAACCACATGCCGTGTACCTCCTGATGTGATGCAATCTGAAGCACTCAGCACCACCTGTGAAGGACTCTtgccaaacaaagaaacaaacaaaaaaactgaacatGATTCTAATCAAACCTCTAGAGCTAACCTCCATTTAATGAGAAACATGGGGGGTGGAGGAACATATTAAATGACAAAACAAGGAAGTGAGAAAACATATCCAGAACGTGGGACATTCTAAAGGAGATCTGACTGGATTTCTTCAACTAGTCAatggctggtggtggtggtggggagaccTTGTTTGGTTCCTGATTGGGACCACCCAATTGTAAAGAGACATTTTTAGACTGCTGGAAACATTTAATTATGAACTGAGTACTTACAATGCCAAGGAATCTGTGTTGATTTTGTTAAATGTGAAAATGGCTTTGAGGTTATGTAGGAAAAGGTCCGTATTTCAGATGCACACTGAGTATGGAGTGAAGtgatgtatttaattttaagtattttggcaaacgaaaaaagaaagaaaggaggagaagaaacAAAGGTACAAAAATCAATATTGTTGAATTAAGTATATAGGGTTTCATAGAACTATGCTCTCTACCTTTATGtatgtttgaatattttcataacaGAGGTTTTAAATGATGCTCCTCTGGTAAGCATGGTTCCTAGTAATTCCCAGACCAtcctccccacctgccctgaAAGCCAGACTTCCCCTGTGACTCCCCACACAGAGACCCCAGCCCTCCTTGCCCTCTACTAGAAGTGTGTCCTAGAGATGGAATTGCACTCCCAGGCTGTCCTTTATCCCCTTCAGTCCCCTGCTGCTCAGCTGGCACATTTCCCAGCTGTGCTTCACAGCTTCGAGGGGCCAGGGGAACCTTAAAGAGTTAACATATTTTGAATAGGTCCTacaataaaagtaatccaaaataATGTAATCTTCCTTAAAGTCTCTCTTTGTCAGGTGCTTCTGAGCAAAATGCAATTCAATAATGGAGAGCACTGGCCTCCATCCTGGAAAACAGAAGACAAAGCACGTAAGGCCATCCTGTCCCACTCCCTGCCTTCATTCAGGATGACCTCCTCCCTCAAAGAAAAGACCACCAGGAACTGAGAGACTGGGTGTCAGGAGTTCAAGGGGTTTCAGTCCAGGATCAGAATAGAAGGCCATTTCGATCCCTTATGCCCTCACTCACTGAATGACCTTGGGAAATGATGACTTTTGAGTCTTCGTGTTTCTAGACAAATGCATGGGAACCAATACCTTTTCTACTCTCTAGAAGTTTGCCAGTTAGGGATAAAGGCAACTTGGAACTTGTAGGATATAAATCTCAGCTGTTTACTTTATCATAAGAAAGTATTTCTCAAGTTATAATTCCAGATCCTCCCACCCTCTACCCTCCAAACTTTAGTATAAAGAAAAACCAACAGGgcctgccctggtggcgcagtggttgagaatctgcctgccaatgcaggggacacgggttcgagccctggtctgggaggatcccacgtgccgtggagcaactaggcccatgagccacaactgctgagcctgcgcgtctggaacttgtgctgtgcaacaagagaggccgcgacagtgagaggcctgcgcaccgcgatgaagggtggcccccgcttgctgcaactacagaaaggccacgcacagaaacgaagacccaacacagccaaaaataaataaataaataaaattttttaaaaaagaaaaccaacatttGCTAATCACCTGTGCAGGTGGGTGAACCCATTTAATCTTCTTAGAAATCATGAGTGTGGAACTGGAAAGATCTGGGTCCCAGTTCTGACTCTACCTCTTACCATGTGACTCTAGTcatgttacttaacctttccAATTCTGAAGGATAATCATAGTAACTACCTAAAGGGTTGTTGTGACAGTTAAACAATTCATCTACAGCAGTTGGCCCAGGACTTAAGACAGAACTTAGGTACATAATAACTGTTTGATAAGTGTTACCAGCCAATAAAAACCAgcattttttagagtagtttacACGTATTAacttattccttcatttattcatcaaatatttattgaatgtttttatGTACCATTAACCATTTTAAGTACTGGGAATacaagtgaacaaaacagatgaaaatctGTAGGGAGAAGAAATagtaaataagcaaaatatatagTGTGCCAGATGGtgttaagtgctatggagaaaatgcAGCAAAGGAGACTAGAGAGTTGGTAAGGAAGCAGGTAGATTACTGTGGCAGAGGTGGTGGTGTTTTTTCAAACAGGTTGGCCAAGCAAGGCCTCTCTGATAAGGTGACACTTGAAGACAGAActgcaggggctgagggagggaacCATGTGGATATCTGGGAGAAGAACCAGAACTTTACAGGGCAcagtgtgcaaaggccctggtgGTAGACAGTATAGATGGAGGAGGCGTAGGAAGGAGAATGGTAGGAGATAAGGTCAGAGATGTAGCAGTGGAACAGGGGACAGAGGGTTTTGTAGGCCATTATAGTGATTTTGGATTTTATGCTTTgtgagatgggaagccattggagggttttgaggaGATAATACTAGGCTGGAAAGAGTTTAAATAATCTTTCCAAAGtaacacagctggtaagtggcagagggTGGGCATCCGGCTCCAAGGCTGAAATTCTTAACCCTTAACTGCCACTGAACTTCAGCCTTTTTTCTTTGGGCGCTGCCCTCCTATGACTGCCGACCAAGAAACTGGGACACTGAGAAGTCATATGGCTTGCTCGAGGccacagggctgggatttgagccTTGGCCGTCTGCAAACCAAAGTCCAAGTCCTTTACACCACACTGCCTCCCTCAGGTGTCTGGGCCATACTGACTTCTGGCCTGGAGGTCACTActctgggagaggagggaagcgAGGAGCCTGTCTCGGCTTGGGGCGGCGATGTTCCTCAAGAAGCTCGAGCGCCAGCTCTGCGGTACTGCTGGCATTTTCCCAGACACAGCTGCGCTCCCTAACCCAGGGCACGGACGAAGAGACAGAAACTGTCTTTACTTCCACGGGGCCCCGTAGGTATCCAGGAGTCGAAGGAGCGGGTGTCACGGGAGGGCAGCGGACAGGGCCAAACCCGGAGCAGCGACCACCACCGCCTCCCGTTGAGCCCCAGCAGGCGTCCGGAGCTCAGCGCCCCGGTTGGGGCAAGAGGGCGGAGTAGGGGCGGGGTTTGAGCGCCGCGCCCCCGTCACGTGACGGGACCCATCATGGCTGCGGCCGGAGGGCTCCCAGGCTCCCGGAAGCAGGCTGTGAGGGGCGGGCGCGCTGGGGGAACCCGAGCCGGAGGTAGAGCGGGCAGAGCGGGCAGGGCGGCCGGGCGGCCTGGAGCCGGGCGTGTCCGGAGCGTCCCCGCAGACCGGGGCAGCAGGTGAAATGGTGTCTGGGCGAGGCGCGAGCGGATGTGGCGGCGCTGGGCAGGGACTAGGGGgcgcattgtgtgtgtgtggggggtgccCTGACCTGGAGGAGGGAGAATCTGAGATGCACGCGCGTGACCCAGAAGCAACTCGAGAGGCCCGCGCGGGCGGTGGGGATGCCCGGGACAGATGACGAGACATTGAGGGCAAAAACGGGCTCCCCAAAGAGGATGGGAGGTAACAGAAGGAAGTATTGTATGCATAAGCTACTGTGGGAGAGGG from Pseudorca crassidens isolate mPseCra1 chromosome 11, mPseCra1.hap1, whole genome shotgun sequence includes:
- the LOC137201970 gene encoding sperm mitochondrial-associated cysteine-rich protein produces the protein MDFSLGLRLGPRNKKASHQHPPPPSGHGPPAASPCLSCPPPPCACPCPGCPPATCSCTTYPYYAAPCPSCPGLPGPPCTCPCPPCPACPPLTCPLSSCSPCSAPHLTCCHPSPCPMYPCSRGQAACSSSCLGCSDSCGRGRGAARGPPGSAGRCSCCFRGHRTSRHCLIV